A window of the Pyramidobacter porci genome harbors these coding sequences:
- a CDS encoding permease, producing the protein MPAGAFAKLFGRHEGFGVLMAATVGVPLYACGGGAIPLLQGWLADGMSAGSAAAFMITGPATKITNLGALKIVPGPRSFSLYLAFVMLFSLLAGLLVNLTV; encoded by the coding sequence GTGCCGGCCGGCGCCTTCGCGAAACTCTTCGGAAGGCACGAAGGCTTCGGCGTGCTGATGGCCGCCACGGTCGGCGTGCCGCTCTACGCCTGCGGAGGCGGCGCCATTCCCCTGCTTCAGGGCTGGCTCGCCGACGGCATGAGCGCCGGCAGCGCCGCCGCTTTCATGATCACCGGTCCTGCAACGAAGATCACCAACCTCGGCGCGCTCAAAATCGTGCCGGGACCGCGCAGTTTTTCGCTCTACCTCGCCTTCGTGATGCTTTTTTCGCTGCTGGCGGGGCTGCTCGTGAATCTGACGGTTTAA
- a CDS encoding DUF362 domain-containing protein translates to MKKFMRSALLGLAVLVSLVPAAFTAAPKEIPVVYMTKSITPEGMVRAYKALNWTPAGRGAVKLSTGEPPASNYLRPQLIADVVRLVDGTIVECNTAYGGSRAESAMHYQVAKDHGFTGIAPFAILDEKGDASLPAAGVHLKENLVGKAFADFDSYLVLTHFKGHAMAGFGGAIKNISIGLASRTGKCLIHSAGKSRTDPWGGVQDHFLESMGEAGKSVSDALGQGARIAYVNVMNRLSVDCDCDGHPDEPDMHDVGILSSTDPVALDQACVDLIYAQKDGEGASLVNRIESRHGLHTLENAEKIGLGRRKYRLVSLD, encoded by the coding sequence ATGAAGAAGTTCATGCGTTCCGCACTGTTGGGGTTAGCGGTTTTGGTCTCGCTCGTCCCGGCCGCTTTCACCGCGGCGCCCAAGGAAATTCCCGTCGTCTACATGACGAAGAGCATCACGCCGGAGGGAATGGTGCGGGCCTACAAGGCCCTGAACTGGACGCCGGCGGGACGGGGCGCCGTCAAGCTGAGCACCGGCGAGCCGCCGGCAAGCAACTATCTGCGCCCGCAGCTGATCGCCGACGTGGTCCGCCTCGTCGACGGCACGATTGTGGAGTGCAACACGGCGTATGGAGGCTCGCGCGCCGAGTCGGCCATGCACTATCAGGTCGCGAAAGATCACGGCTTCACGGGCATCGCCCCTTTCGCGATTCTCGACGAAAAAGGCGACGCCTCTTTGCCCGCGGCGGGCGTCCATCTGAAAGAAAACCTTGTCGGCAAAGCTTTTGCCGATTTCGATTCCTATCTGGTGCTGACGCACTTCAAGGGGCATGCCATGGCCGGATTCGGCGGCGCGATCAAGAACATTTCCATCGGCCTCGCCTCGCGCACCGGCAAGTGCCTGATTCACTCCGCGGGGAAGAGCCGCACCGATCCCTGGGGCGGCGTGCAGGATCATTTCCTCGAGTCCATGGGCGAAGCCGGCAAATCCGTCTCCGACGCGCTCGGCCAAGGAGCGCGCATCGCTTACGTCAACGTCATGAACCGCCTCTCGGTCGACTGCGACTGCGACGGCCATCCCGACGAACCCGACATGCACGACGTCGGCATCCTCTCCTCGACCGACCCGGTGGCGCTCGACCAGGCTTGCGTCGACCTGATTTACGCGCAAAAGGACGGCGAGGGCGCTTCGCTGGTAAACCGCATCGAGTCGCGCCACGGCCTCCACACGCTGGAAAACGCCGAGAAGATCGGCCTCGGCCGCCGCAAGTACAGGCTGGTCTCTCTTGATTGA
- a CDS encoding ankyrin repeat domain-containing protein: MNGKRIFALAAALSLACAAGAAARGVMPQDEFLACCARGKLSQVGKGVRRKADVNRLEATGQSPLICAAGEQDDPRVIEYLAKKGAEVNKANFQGLTPLMVAAMRNPRPRIARALLKCGADPRLTDMTGSTALILAARGNPSAAVLAVLIEAAPDALNQASASGVTALMAAAESGRAEIIDLLLKKGADPRAKDASGRRAADYARANPALRGSPWPERLDRYR, from the coding sequence ATGAACGGAAAACGAATCTTCGCGCTGGCGGCCGCACTGTCGCTGGCCTGCGCCGCCGGGGCGGCGGCGCGCGGCGTGATGCCGCAGGACGAATTTCTCGCCTGCTGCGCCCGCGGCAAACTCTCGCAGGTCGGCAAGGGCGTGCGCCGCAAAGCCGACGTGAACCGCCTCGAAGCCACCGGCCAAAGCCCGCTGATCTGCGCCGCCGGCGAGCAGGACGACCCGCGCGTGATCGAATATCTGGCGAAAAAGGGCGCCGAAGTGAACAAGGCCAACTTTCAAGGACTGACGCCGCTGATGGTGGCCGCCATGCGCAACCCGCGCCCCCGCATCGCGCGGGCGCTGCTGAAATGCGGCGCCGATCCGCGCCTGACCGACATGACCGGCAGCACCGCGCTGATCCTCGCCGCCCGCGGCAATCCCAGCGCCGCCGTGTTGGCCGTTCTGATCGAGGCCGCCCCCGACGCGCTGAACCAGGCCAGCGCCTCGGGCGTCACGGCGCTGATGGCCGCCGCCGAAAGCGGCCGGGCGGAAATAATTGACCTGCTGCTGAAAAAAGGCGCCGATCCACGAGCGAAAGACGCCTCCGGCCGCCGCGCCGCCGATTACGCCCGCGCCAATCCGGCCCTGCGCGGTTCGCCGTGGCCGGAGCGCCTGGATCGATATCGCTGA
- a CDS encoding TetR/AcrR family transcriptional regulator translates to MERESETQAKILAAATAEFLRKGFRGASLRQIVKSVGVTTGAFYRYYASKEELFDALVMPHARRIMELYEAGAADFKRMAPGEQIDAMGEAERRCMRAMYEYARAHRDAFRLILAAPESSKCGDFIHRLTEREIAETRGFMSLLAAHGRAVTALSPRFEHIVVSGRFAALFELIVHDVPPEEALKCIDQLCDFHRAGWAKLMGL, encoded by the coding sequence ATGGAACGGGAGTCGGAAACGCAGGCGAAGATCCTCGCAGCGGCGACGGCGGAATTTTTGCGAAAGGGTTTTCGCGGCGCGTCGCTGCGCCAGATCGTCAAAAGCGTGGGCGTGACGACGGGAGCGTTTTACCGCTACTACGCGAGCAAGGAAGAACTTTTCGACGCGCTGGTCATGCCGCACGCTCGGCGCATCATGGAACTGTACGAGGCGGGAGCGGCGGATTTCAAAAGAATGGCGCCGGGAGAGCAGATCGACGCCATGGGCGAAGCGGAGCGCCGGTGCATGAGAGCCATGTACGAATACGCGCGCGCCCATCGCGACGCTTTCCGGCTGATCCTCGCGGCGCCGGAGTCGTCGAAGTGCGGAGATTTCATCCACCGCCTGACGGAACGCGAGATCGCCGAAACGCGCGGCTTCATGTCGCTGCTGGCGGCGCATGGACGTGCCGTGACGGCGCTGAGCCCGCGTTTCGAACACATCGTCGTCAGCGGGCGCTTTGCGGCGCTGTTCGAGCTGATCGTCCACGACGTGCCGCCCGAAGAGGCGCTGAAATGCATCGACCAACTCTGCGATTTTCACCGCGCCGGCTGGGCGAAACTGATGGGGCTGTAA
- a CDS encoding ABC transporter ATP-binding protein, whose amino-acid sequence MKDERILSRLMEYAGSYRRLARASWVLSALSALLGLAPFVFIWKISAAALGGSGTEDMAAWGWKAVIAAALSLIVSILGLMCSHLAAFRVAANMRSRLMRHIASLPLGSAESLGTGKLRAIVTNCSAATENYLAHQLPDASATLASTAGLGALILFFDWRLGLLSLLPAFLAALSMRAMMGPDMQRQMGDYQNALKDMENEAVEYIRGISVVKTFGQSVFSFERFRGAIERYEKWVIGYTKAMRPHMILFTALVQSAFLFLIGGGLWLARGGVTPGLLSDLVFYIIVTPAVAVNFNKIMYLVENRMTVADALRRVDGVLALKPLSQPEHGEHPHDASVTLENVSFGYAPGKKAVDGLSLRIEAGMRAALVGPSGSGKSTLAQLIARFFDPQEGRVLIGGVDVRRIAKEELTDFVSFVFQDSRLIKASIFDNVRMGRPGASREEVFAALEAAQCGDILAKLPQGADTELGAKGTYLSGGETQRISIARAILKNAPILILDEATAFADPDNESRIQAALSRLSQGKTVIMIAHRLSSVKRADLVCVLENGKVVEQGAFERLAERGGLFARMWREQQSAAVWKMTKEARSC is encoded by the coding sequence GTGAAAGATGAGCGAATATTGTCCCGGCTGATGGAGTACGCCGGAAGCTACCGCCGCCTGGCGCGGGCGTCGTGGGTGCTGTCGGCGCTGTCGGCGCTGCTGGGGCTGGCGCCGTTCGTCTTCATCTGGAAGATCTCAGCTGCGGCGCTGGGCGGCAGTGGAACGGAGGACATGGCCGCCTGGGGCTGGAAAGCGGTGATTGCGGCGGCGCTGTCGCTGATCGTCTCCATCCTCGGGCTGATGTGCTCGCATCTGGCGGCGTTCCGCGTGGCGGCGAACATGCGCTCCCGCCTGATGCGCCACATCGCCTCTCTGCCTCTGGGCAGCGCCGAAAGCCTGGGGACCGGCAAACTGCGCGCGATCGTCACCAACTGTTCGGCGGCGACAGAGAACTATCTGGCTCATCAGCTGCCCGACGCCAGCGCGACGCTGGCTTCCACGGCGGGGCTGGGAGCGCTGATCCTGTTTTTCGACTGGCGGCTGGGGCTGCTCAGCCTGCTGCCGGCCTTTCTCGCGGCGCTGTCGATGCGCGCCATGATGGGGCCCGACATGCAGCGGCAGATGGGCGATTACCAGAACGCCCTTAAGGACATGGAGAACGAGGCGGTCGAATATATCCGCGGCATCTCCGTGGTGAAGACGTTCGGGCAGAGCGTGTTTTCCTTCGAGCGCTTCCGCGGCGCCATCGAGCGTTACGAAAAGTGGGTCATCGGCTATACCAAAGCCATGCGTCCCCACATGATCCTCTTCACGGCGCTGGTGCAGTCGGCGTTCCTGTTTCTGATCGGCGGCGGCCTGTGGCTGGCCCGCGGAGGCGTCACGCCGGGGCTGCTGAGCGACCTGGTCTTTTATATCATCGTCACGCCGGCCGTCGCCGTCAACTTCAACAAGATCATGTACCTGGTCGAGAACCGCATGACTGTGGCCGACGCGCTGCGCCGCGTGGACGGCGTGCTGGCCTTAAAGCCCCTGTCTCAGCCGGAACACGGCGAGCACCCGCACGACGCTTCGGTGACGCTGGAAAACGTGAGCTTCGGCTACGCTCCCGGCAAAAAGGCCGTCGACGGTCTGTCGCTGCGCATCGAAGCGGGGATGCGGGCGGCGCTGGTAGGGCCTTCCGGCAGCGGCAAGAGCACGCTGGCGCAGCTGATCGCGCGGTTTTTCGATCCTCAGGAAGGGCGCGTGCTGATCGGCGGCGTCGACGTTCGCCGCATCGCCAAGGAAGAGCTGACGGACTTCGTTTCGTTCGTGTTTCAGGACAGCCGCCTGATCAAGGCGTCGATTTTCGACAACGTGCGCATGGGCCGCCCGGGGGCCTCGCGCGAGGAAGTGTTCGCTGCGCTTGAGGCGGCGCAGTGCGGCGACATCCTCGCCAAGCTGCCGCAGGGTGCCGACACCGAACTCGGCGCGAAGGGCACGTACCTTTCCGGCGGCGAGACGCAGCGCATCTCCATCGCGCGGGCCATACTCAAAAACGCGCCCATCCTCATCCTCGACGAGGCCACGGCTTTCGCCGATCCCGACAACGAGTCCCGCATCCAGGCGGCGCTGTCGCGGCTGTCGCAGGGCAAGACAGTGATCATGATCGCCCACCGGCTGAGCAGCGTGAAGCGAGCCGATCTCGTCTGCGTGCTCGAGAACGGGAAAGTCGTCGAGCAGGGCGCTTTCGAGCGGCTTGCGGAGCGCGGCGGGCTGTTCGCGCGCATGTGGCGCGAACAGCAGAGCGCCGCCGTTTGGAAGATGACGAAGGAGGCCCGCTCATGCTGA
- a CDS encoding ABC transporter ATP-binding protein, whose protein sequence is MLMKKLRRRFALSEQGARAFVRACLAQALQNISFVAPAGLLFAFVRGLADGTAAERTLFYALACAGCLLFIVAATRLQYDGTYLSTYVESGVRRTALAEKLRRLPLSFFGRKDLADLSSSIMNDCAVLEKSQSHYLPALAGAMLSAAVVSAGLCAFDWRMALAVLWVLPPAFAVVAFSARVQRALDRKSMAAKMACADGIQECLECLRDLKSNNAEDAYLDGLDEKIRAVERRAVISESLSACFITLATLLLRLGVASTALTGALLMQRGTLDAMTFFMFLMAASRIYAPLEGALQNLVAAIATHANIEHMNEILDGPVQSGREEMAPRGYDVVFEHVDFAYESGVSVLKDVSFTARQGEVTALVGPSGGGKTTASRLAARFWDVSGGRIAVGGENVAEIAPEKLLSLFSIVFQDVTLFNNTVMENIRIGRRGAGDDEVIAAGRLAHCGEFVDKLPEGWRTMIGENGRELSGGERQRISIARAILKDAPIVLLDEATAALDVENESQIHAALSRLIRDKTVLVIAHRLRTVASADKIIVLSGGAVAEQGAPGELLRRDGPFARMARLQSESQNWGL, encoded by the coding sequence ATGCTGATGAAAAAATTACGGCGCCGTTTCGCCCTCTCCGAACAGGGAGCACGCGCGTTCGTCAGAGCTTGTCTGGCGCAGGCGCTTCAGAATATCTCCTTCGTGGCCCCGGCCGGGCTGCTTTTCGCCTTCGTGCGCGGCCTTGCCGACGGGACCGCCGCGGAGCGGACCTTGTTCTACGCGCTTGCCTGCGCGGGCTGCCTGCTCTTTATCGTCGCGGCCACGAGATTGCAGTACGACGGTACCTATCTCTCCACCTACGTGGAGTCGGGCGTGCGACGTACCGCGCTGGCCGAAAAACTGCGCCGCCTGCCCCTGTCGTTTTTCGGACGGAAGGATCTGGCCGACCTTTCCAGCTCGATCATGAACGACTGTGCCGTGCTCGAGAAAAGCCAGTCCCATTATCTGCCGGCGCTGGCCGGCGCGATGCTGTCGGCCGCCGTCGTCTCGGCGGGGCTGTGCGCCTTCGACTGGCGCATGGCGCTGGCCGTCCTCTGGGTGCTGCCGCCGGCCTTTGCCGTCGTCGCCTTTTCCGCGCGGGTTCAGCGGGCGCTCGACCGCAAATCGATGGCGGCAAAAATGGCCTGTGCCGACGGCATTCAGGAATGTCTGGAATGCCTGCGCGACCTCAAATCGAACAACGCCGAAGACGCCTATCTCGACGGCCTCGACGAAAAAATCAGGGCAGTCGAGCGCCGCGCCGTCATCTCCGAATCGCTGAGCGCCTGCTTCATCACGCTGGCCACGCTGCTGCTGCGGCTGGGCGTCGCCTCTACGGCGCTGACCGGCGCGCTGCTGATGCAGCGGGGAACGTTGGATGCCATGACGTTTTTCATGTTCCTCATGGCAGCCTCGAGAATCTACGCGCCGCTCGAAGGGGCGCTGCAGAATCTTGTGGCGGCCATCGCCACGCACGCCAACATCGAGCACATGAACGAGATCCTCGACGGCCCCGTACAGAGCGGACGCGAGGAAATGGCCCCCCGCGGCTACGACGTCGTCTTCGAGCACGTCGATTTCGCCTACGAGAGCGGCGTGTCCGTGCTGAAAGACGTGAGCTTCACCGCCCGTCAGGGCGAGGTGACGGCCCTCGTCGGCCCCTCGGGCGGCGGCAAGACCACGGCTTCCCGCCTCGCTGCCCGTTTTTGGGACGTCTCCGGCGGCCGCATCGCCGTGGGCGGCGAAAACGTGGCGGAGATCGCCCCGGAAAAGCTGCTTTCGCTCTTCTCGATCGTCTTCCAGGACGTGACGCTGTTCAACAACACCGTCATGGAAAATATCCGCATCGGCCGCCGCGGCGCCGGCGACGACGAGGTGATCGCGGCGGGGCGACTGGCGCACTGCGGCGAATTCGTGGACAAACTGCCCGAAGGCTGGCGGACCATGATTGGCGAAAACGGGCGCGAACTGTCGGGCGGAGAGCGCCAGCGTATCTCCATCGCCCGCGCCATCCTCAAAGACGCGCCGATCGTCCTGCTCGACGAGGCGACCGCCGCGCTGGACGTGGAGAACGAATCGCAGATCCATGCCGCCCTGTCGCGCCTGATCCGCGACAAGACCGTGCTCGTCATCGCCCATCGCCTGCGCACCGTTGCCAGCGCCGACAAGATCATCGTGCTCTCCGGCGGCGCCGTCGCCGAACAGGGCGCGCCCGGCGAGCTGCTGCGGCGCGACGGCCCGTTCGCGCGCATGGCCCGTCTGCAGTCCGAAAGCCAAAACTGGGGACTGTAG
- a CDS encoding ADP-ribosyltransferase-containing protein codes for MIAEDRNENRYYDHKLTAIKKDDLLPSVRPVTSEGSGSKSPFSVNYDKQLFDLLQDFQSAEAINSPSNRDFSVSPRREDEFVQSARETRERIAQQLKAAGADDETANAGGEIWANHLLARARALGTDEQGRLRPDALTPADLDKLNVRGEEDAEADWGGNVYDQAVRAGLDMDEKIPVVDLSKIAGTFKKFGWRDLLNRLKKQLPQEISISRDALAFLKMPSRIQKLQHVAYSGAFIRSRDKTVRNASVLSLPELMKNAVLVESSPNIKKNKKPGVLNYHRFYVPVSIQGKTATVRIVAEEHVGSDGLTPIDVDVYDVVVEKRDLPSPTGKPPALRAEDPFSGVTIREMLRGVKGMDGEYYAQSSLPDTGTERERSAIVEAARANGTYLKAPNGNETNLAPEQWVLVRTERFKEWFGDWENDPENASKVLDGNGEPLVVYHGSTHTGFSTFNTTGVGDTTGAGAFFSGRKDVAATYSGSDELVSREPGTSEPGLSGEGIYPVFLNLRNPYRVDAEGKDWANVGEISVYDNETGESIYDHDGEPFRTLREAEEYIERDLDDYSGRYEVSYPVGGMTTNEIAQNVGEGNYGDGFDGVIFENVVDEGHWRSVDAPGDVYVAYAPNQIKAVDNRGTFDDTGNIYNQSAWHGSPHRFDEFDLGAIGSGEGAQVHGWGLYFAEDQNVAIGYREKLGNLAEQSEIDYDAVEAYKERFDNGMPEREALDSVLEVFRNFGGEADGESSFAAYEATRDDIADRKRDVEGEIANLEDLKEEGESIDENALEELKAELKQAELEEKILDECFVVGESYTGRLFEIDVPENDVLLDEQKDFTEQPEKVQKALMDLARALPEHGQGSSERIYDNSDTMLSDDPEKDWDSLSLTLYNEEGDAIEKAWKASSLTRKEFMRRLLSAESGKKIYEILSDALYSDEKASKILNKHGVKGITYYGREDGRCFVVFDDKAISVINRFNQRENAIRRGQIRIGSHGEGLVTLFKNADRSTFFHEIGYMMLDDLIADGLLEKANTRTRADLETVKRYLHIEGMDLSKRHTFDGAEKARYAEAQERFAHSFETYLMEGKSPTAEMQSVFAKIKQWLIDIYRDVKRLGVELSPEVREVFDHLLGKESTPERGDFGPIFRGYEGEAAIEKLLEERQGEVVRAMSDPRLGENSSIDFVWGQEGDPQKGYKGGYGFAHIKAKHGDKAVQAVPQIIRTGSFALEKTTNSAIYISAEGKVILQRAWKHAPKNWVLTSYLPDTKKGPRPAQDVQIGGQVEESLSSSSEGLSNARIPQSSNGSNRDFSVSSDLPQVTVTAAPGSKSAGTLIRIKDIYDKLRKIAPVRKGVSAPTDVAGYYTPETGVARERHWGDFSTALHEIGHALDYKLGLRESVRDAETSRQVHDELCELGKATSPKNVTALYEKLHGRYMRASGAETQGPDVSAAALKFEGAQRYLMKEGIAEYFRGYAFNPDLMEVVAPEYTKLFREALEAHGEYQQPVSELFDAVRSYSELTPEQKLRAGMIRGDEKAKNQKGWRASAAEAWDGFRQKFDDQLRYLEQMQNLLRDRTRELAREHSAFVGNYYCRFKNNGFTK; via the coding sequence GTGATCGCCGAAGACAGAAACGAGAACCGTTATTACGATCATAAATTGACGGCAATAAAAAAAGACGACCTGCTTCCGTCAGTCCGTCCCGTAACCAGCGAGGGGAGCGGAAGCAAATCGCCTTTTTCTGTCAATTATGACAAACAATTGTTCGATCTTTTGCAAGACTTCCAGAGTGCAGAAGCTATAAACTCGCCCAGCAACCGCGACTTCTCCGTGAGCCCCCGACGGGAGGACGAATTCGTCCAATCCGCGCGCGAAACGCGGGAACGTATAGCACAGCAGCTCAAGGCCGCCGGGGCCGACGACGAGACGGCGAACGCCGGAGGCGAGATCTGGGCGAACCACTTGCTCGCCCGCGCTCGCGCGCTAGGCACGGACGAACAGGGGAGACTGCGCCCAGACGCACTGACGCCGGCGGACTTGGACAAGCTGAACGTCCGCGGTGAAGAGGACGCCGAGGCCGACTGGGGCGGCAATGTGTACGATCAAGCGGTGCGGGCCGGGCTTGATATGGACGAGAAAATTCCCGTCGTCGATCTTTCCAAAATCGCGGGAACGTTCAAGAAATTTGGATGGCGCGACCTGTTGAACCGGTTGAAGAAACAATTACCGCAAGAAATCAGCATTTCAAGAGACGCACTCGCTTTTTTGAAAATGCCTTCGAGAATTCAGAAGCTTCAACATGTTGCTTATTCAGGAGCATTTATCCGATCTCGAGACAAAACAGTAAGAAATGCTTCAGTTCTTTCTCTTCCCGAATTGATGAAAAACGCCGTTCTCGTGGAAAGTTCCCCCAACATCAAGAAAAACAAAAAACCGGGCGTTTTGAATTACCACCGGTTTTATGTGCCTGTTTCCATCCAAGGAAAAACCGCGACGGTCCGTATCGTTGCGGAAGAACATGTAGGGAGCGACGGGCTTACACCGATTGATGTTGATGTCTATGACGTTGTTGTAGAAAAAAGGGATCTTCCGTCACCAACCGGCAAACCACCGGCTCTACGTGCGGAAGATCCCTTTTCTGGAGTTACTATACGCGAAATGCTCCGCGGTGTCAAGGGGATGGACGGGGAATATTACGCGCAGAGTTCTCTGCCGGACACAGGAACCGAGCGGGAACGCAGCGCCATCGTCGAAGCCGCCAGGGCGAACGGCACGTACCTGAAAGCTCCAAACGGGAACGAAACCAATCTGGCTCCGGAACAGTGGGTTCTTGTACGCACGGAGCGGTTCAAGGAGTGGTTTGGTGACTGGGAAAACGATCCCGAGAATGCATCGAAAGTTTTGGATGGGAACGGCGAGCCGCTGGTGGTGTACCACGGCAGCACGCACACTGGGTTCTCGACTTTCAACACAACCGGCGTCGGCGACACTACCGGAGCGGGGGCGTTCTTCTCGGGGCGAAAAGACGTCGCCGCGACGTATTCCGGAAGCGACGAGCTTGTTTCGCGGGAGCCCGGGACTTCCGAACCGGGTCTCTCCGGCGAGGGGATTTATCCCGTCTTTTTGAATCTCCGCAATCCCTATCGCGTCGACGCCGAAGGCAAGGACTGGGCGAACGTCGGCGAAATCAGCGTTTACGACAACGAGACCGGTGAAAGCATTTACGATCACGACGGCGAGCCGTTTAGGACCCTCCGCGAAGCGGAAGAATACATCGAGCGGGATCTTGACGACTATTCCGGGCGTTACGAGGTGTCGTATCCTGTCGGCGGGATGACCACCAACGAGATTGCCCAGAATGTCGGAGAGGGGAACTACGGCGACGGATTCGACGGCGTGATCTTCGAAAATGTTGTTGACGAAGGGCACTGGAGGAGCGTCGACGCCCCGGGTGACGTATACGTCGCGTACGCACCGAACCAGATCAAGGCCGTCGACAACCGCGGCACGTTCGACGACACGGGGAATATCTACAACCAGTCCGCCTGGCACGGTTCGCCGCATCGTTTCGACGAATTCGACCTCGGCGCGATCGGAAGCGGCGAGGGCGCGCAGGTGCACGGCTGGGGGCTGTATTTCGCTGAAGATCAGAACGTCGCAATCGGATATCGCGAAAAGCTGGGGAATTTAGCCGAACAATCTGAAATCGACTACGACGCAGTTGAAGCGTACAAAGAGCGCTTTGACAACGGAATGCCCGAACGCGAAGCGCTTGATTCGGTCCTCGAAGTATTTCGCAACTTCGGCGGCGAAGCGGACGGAGAAAGCTCTTTCGCGGCTTACGAAGCGACGCGGGACGACATCGCGGACCGAAAGCGAGATGTTGAGGGGGAAATCGCAAACCTCGAGGACTTGAAAGAAGAGGGGGAATCCATCGACGAGAATGCCCTGGAGGAACTGAAAGCCGAATTAAAGCAAGCCGAACTGGAAGAGAAAATTCTGGATGAGTGCTTTGTCGTGGGCGAAAGCTATACCGGGCGCCTGTTCGAAATCGACGTGCCTGAAAACGACGTGCTGTTGGACGAGCAAAAGGACTTTACGGAGCAGCCTGAAAAAGTGCAAAAGGCTCTCATGGATCTTGCTCGGGCTTTGCCAGAGCATGGACAGGGCTCAAGCGAAAGGATCTATGACAATTCTGACACCATGTTGAGCGATGACCCCGAGAAAGATTGGGATTCATTGTCCCTCACGCTCTACAATGAAGAAGGCGACGCCATTGAAAAAGCCTGGAAGGCGTCGTCCCTTACGCGGAAAGAATTTATGCGGCGACTCCTTTCCGCTGAATCCGGGAAAAAGATTTACGAAATCCTGTCAGATGCGCTCTACAGCGATGAAAAAGCATCGAAAATTTTGAACAAGCATGGCGTCAAAGGCATTACTTACTATGGACGCGAAGACGGCCGCTGTTTCGTGGTGTTCGACGACAAGGCGATCAGCGTCATCAACAGGTTCAACCAGAGGGAGAACGCGATCCGCCGCGGGCAGATCCGCATCGGCTCGCACGGCGAGGGGCTGGTGACGCTGTTCAAGAACGCCGACCGCTCCACGTTCTTCCACGAGATCGGGTACATGATGCTCGACGACCTGATCGCCGACGGGCTGCTCGAAAAGGCCAACACCAGAACCAGGGCCGACCTGGAAACGGTCAAGAGATACCTGCATATCGAAGGCATGGACTTGTCGAAGCGGCACACGTTCGACGGCGCGGAGAAGGCGCGCTACGCCGAAGCGCAGGAGCGCTTCGCCCACTCGTTCGAGACCTATCTGATGGAAGGCAAGTCGCCGACGGCGGAAATGCAAAGTGTGTTTGCCAAGATCAAACAATGGCTGATCGACATCTATCGCGACGTCAAGCGGCTGGGCGTGGAGCTTTCGCCGGAAGTGCGCGAGGTGTTCGACCATCTGCTGGGCAAGGAGAGCACGCCGGAACGCGGCGATTTCGGACCGATCTTCCGCGGATACGAGGGAGAGGCCGCTATCGAGAAGCTGCTGGAAGAACGGCAAGGCGAGGTTGTCAGAGCGATGTCCGATCCTCGCCTTGGAGAGAACTCAAGCATTGATTTTGTTTGGGGACAGGAAGGCGACCCGCAAAAAGGATATAAAGGCGGTTACGGCTTCGCGCATATAAAAGCCAAGCATGGGGATAAAGCCGTTCAGGCAGTACCCCAAATTATCCGAACGGGATCGTTTGCCCTGGAGAAAACAACAAACTCAGCTATTTATATTTCAGCCGAAGGGAAAGTAATCCTGCAAAGGGCATGGAAGCACGCGCCCAAGAATTGGGTGTTGACTTCCTATCTTCCGGATACAAAAAAAGGCCCTCGCCCCGCACAGGACGTTCAGATTGGCGGGCAAGTCGAGGAATCTCTGTCCTCCTCGAGCGAAGGTCTTTCTAACGCAAGGATACCACAATCCTCAAACGGAAGCAACCGCGATTTCTCCGTTAGCAGCGACCTGCCGCAGGTCACGGTGACGGCGGCCCCGGGGAGCAAGTCCGCCGGCACGCTGATCCGCATCAAGGACATTTACGACAAGCTGCGGAAGATCGCGCCGGTGCGCAAGGGCGTGAGCGCGCCCACGGACGTGGCGGGGTACTATACGCCGGAGACGGGCGTGGCGCGCGAGCGGCACTGGGGGGATTTTTCCACGGCGCTGCACGAGATCGGGCACGCGCTGGACTACAAGCTGGGGCTGCGCGAGAGCGTGCGCGACGCGGAAACGTCGCGGCAGGTGCATGACGAGCTGTGCGAGCTGGGCAAGGCGACGTCGCCGAAAAACGTGACGGCGCTCTACGAAAAGCTCCACGGGCGGTATATGCGCGCTTCGGGCGCCGAAACCCAAGGTCCCGACGTGAGCGCGGCGGCGCTGAAATTCGAGGGAGCGCAGCGGTACCTGATGAAAGAGGGGATCGCCGAGTACTTCCGCGGCTACGCTTTTAACCCCGACCTGATGGAGGTCGTGGCGCCCGAGTACACGAAGCTGTTCCGCGAAGCGCTGGAAGCGCACGGGGAGTACCAACAGCCGGTGAGCGAGCTGTTCGACGCGGTGCGGAGCTACAGCGAGCTGACGCCGGAACAGAAGCTGCGCGCGGGCATGATCCGCGGCGACGAAAAGGCCAAGAACCAGAAAGGCTGGCGCGCTTCCGCCGCCGAGGCGTGGGACGGATTCCGCCAGAAGTTCGACGATCAGCTCCGCTATCTGGAGCAGATGCAGAACCTCCTGCGCGACCGCACAAGGGAGCTGGCGAGGGAGCATAGCGCTTTCGTCGGCAACTATTACTGCCGCTTCAAAAACAACGGTTTCACTAAGTAG